Sequence from the Desulfobacterales bacterium genome:
CGGGCGGTGAGCGCTGAAGGCAATACCAAAGCGCAGCAAATTTTGACTGAAATTTTTGAACCGGTCGATGCATGCTGGCGCGGGATTGGAATGATTCCACTAAGCGGCTTAAAAATTCGTCAGAAGTATGCCGACCATGATGCACAACAGATATTTGACGTTCAAGTTCCGGATGCCAAAACACCGCATGGCTGTGCCTGTGGCGAGATTCTAATTGGCACCAAAATACCACCGGAATGTGCCTTGTATAAAAAAGCCTGCACACCCATGGATCCGGTCGGGCCCTGCATGGTTTCCACCGAAGGCACCTGTGCGGCTTACTATAAGTATCACTCAGATTGAAAGGTGTCAGGTTTCAGTGTTCAGGTTTCAGTTTCTCTATTCGTCCCTGACACCTAACACCAAAGATGGACAGGGTGGAGGCTGAAGGTGAATTCAATTAGAAAATACTACGGACAACATTGCATAAACGACGGACAACGATTATGAAAAGCGATCAAATCCTACTGGATCATGGCAGTGGCGGCAAAATTTCTCACAGTCTCACCAAAGACATGATGCTGCCTGTTTTTGATAATGCCATCCTGGCAGCTCTCAATGATGGTGCCATTTTTGAACTGGAGGGCAGGCGATTTGCCTTCTCGACGGATTCCTATACTGTTGATCCCATTTTTTTCCCGGGCGGCAATATCGGCGATCTGGCAATCAATGGCACTGTCAATGATTTGGCCATGTGTGGTGCCACACCGCTTTATCTGAGTGTCGGTTTGATTATTGAAGAGGGCCTGCCTGTGACAGATCTGGATACCATTATCAACACGATGGGCCGGGCGGCCAAAGTTGCGGGGGTTGCTGTCATCACCGGAGATACCAAGGTCGTTCCCAGAGGAACCGCTGACCGCATTTTTATCAATACCTCCGGAATTGGTCTGATTCCGAAAGACATCCAAGTAGCCAGCGACAATGCCAAAGCCGGTGATCAGATTATTTTAAGCGGAACGATTGCCGATCATGGCATTACAGTGTTAACCCAGCGGGAGGGGCTTTCTTTTGAGACCTCGCTGCAAAGCGATTCCGCCGCTTTAAACCATATGATCCAGAAAATGTTTTCAGCAACGAATCCTGCAGCCATTCATGTTCTGCGGGATCCGACTCGCGGTGGTGTCGGCACCGCTTTAAATGAAATAGCTGAAATGTCAGAATGCGGTATCGAGATTGTTGAAAATAAAATTCCGGTTAAACCAGAAGTGGCTGCTGCTTGCGAGTTGCTTGGGTTTGATCCCCTGTATCTGGCCAACGAAGGTAAGCTCCTGGCT
This genomic interval carries:
- the hypE gene encoding hydrogenase expression/formation protein HypE, whose amino-acid sequence is MKSDQILLDHGSGGKISHSLTKDMMLPVFDNAILAALNDGAIFELEGRRFAFSTDSYTVDPIFFPGGNIGDLAINGTVNDLAMCGATPLYLSVGLIIEEGLPVTDLDTIINTMGRAAKVAGVAVITGDTKVVPRGTADRIFINTSGIGLIPKDIQVASDNAKAGDQIILSGTIADHGITVLTQREGLSFETSLQSDSAALNHMIQKMFSATNPAAIHVLRDPTRGGVGTALNEIAEMSECGIEIVENKIPVKPEVAAACELLGFDPLYLANEGKLLAFVSPDCADVVLKVMRSDPCGADAAVVGEVVSDYPGKVFMKTRIGGKRIVDMLAGEQLPRIC